The region GGGTGCGTCGGGTAGGGGCGTCTACTCGTCCTCTAGACGTCGACGGAAACGCTCTTCCATCTTCTGGGAGAACGAGCTGCGGCTGCTGGGCCGACTTCCCTCTTCGTCGGGTTCCTCGGCACCCTGATCACCACGACGGAGTGTCGTCACGGTGAGCAGCACGCCGAAGAACATCAACAGGAAGCCGACCACGCTCACCACCGGGATACCAGCGAGCTTCGGCAACATCACACCCGTCACCAGCAACGCCACACCCACGGCGAACAAAGCGATGCCCTGGATACGACGCCGTCGCGACGGCTTGCGCAGCTTGGCGCCACGCACAGTGGATGCGAACTTCGGGTCCTCGGCGTAGAGCGCGCGCTCGATCTGGTCGAGCAGTCGCTGCTCGTGCTCGGAGAGTGGCATGGCTCCTCCTCCGGCACAGCGGTCGCGGGCGCCGGGTGTTCACGGTTGCCGCCGGTCCCGGCGGACGCCCCACCCTGGGGGCGTCACAACCAGGATACGATTCGCGGGGCTTGGCGACTACCCAGTCCGTGCCCCTAAGCGGTTCCTTCGGTCACCATCATCCTCACGGGTCAACGGTAGGGCCCACGTAAGGCCGCGAAAGCAGCCCGAAAGGTCATCTGTCAACCCCCCGGCCGCACCGGAACGAACCGGGTGAGCTTCACAACACCCCCAAATCGCCCGAACCGCCCATCGGACATCCGACCTTCGGATCCACGAAGACGACCTCATCTGCACGCTTGGCGAACACCGCCCCAAAGATCACCCACGTCTACGCGCCCCTCGGCTACCGCCCGCCGAGCCTCTAGACGAGTAGTGCGCAGGTCGGTCACTGGTCGTAAGCGGTCAGGCAGGGATGCGAGGTCCGGTTGCGGTAGGACGATCAGATCAACCGGACACCCGCGATCCACGATCCAGGTGGCACTCTTCGTCCGTATCCGGCCACCGCCTCGACTTGCGCATCACTCGTCCAGGCCGCCCAGCCACCTATCCGGAGTCCTCCCGTCCGACCCGGTCCGACGTCCGACCCGGCCCGACGTTCCACCAGCGCCATGGTCGACCGAGCTGAGGCCGGCGGAACCGGCCGTGCGACCAGCGGCAGGCGGACAGGCGATCCGCAGGTGGGCTGGCCACCGGCGGTGAGCAGCGGGCAGCAGGCAACCGGTGGCGGGCGCGGCGGAAGGCCGACGCTGGGCGGGCGGCGGGCGGCGGGCGGCGGGCGGCGGGCGAGCGGGCGAGCGGTCGAGCGGTCGAGCGGTCGAGCGGTCGAGCGGTCGATCGTCGGGCCGTCGATCGTCGGGCCGGCGGGGTCAGGGTTTTGTGGTCATGCGGGTTGCCTCGATTCGGGGTGCGGGTCGGTTGGCGGCTTGGCGGTGGGCGTTGTGGAGGGTTCTCGCGGCCGTCGTCGGGGATTGGCGGAGTTCCTGCGGGGTCGTCTGGGCGACCGCGATCCCGGCGGCGATCAGGCGATGGTTGTCGGGGTTCGGGGTCAGTTGCCACACCAGGCCCGGCTCGGGCCACCAGGCGTCGGCGGTGCCCAGGGCGACGCCGTCGGCCGTCTCCAGCTCGACGTGCCACGTCGGCGGAGGCAGCGGCAAGTCGGACAGCAGTGCCCTGGCCCACGCCTGCGGCACGGTGCGCACGCCGCCCGCCAGGTCGGCCAGCACCTGCTGCGCCGGCTCCGCTCCCCTGGCCAGCGCCCTGGCCAGGTCGGCGACCGGCACGCCGCCGCGCCGCACGACCTCCGTCAGCACCGCCCGCA is a window of Saccharothrix espanaensis DSM 44229 DNA encoding:
- a CDS encoding DUF3040 domain-containing protein; the protein is MPLSEHEQRLLDQIERALYAEDPKFASTVRGAKLRKPSRRRRIQGIALFAVGVALLVTGVMLPKLAGIPVVSVVGFLLMFFGVLLTVTTLRRGDQGAEEPDEEGSRPSSRSSFSQKMEERFRRRLEDE